The genomic region ATCTTCTGGCCCCATGTTAATCTGAGTTGGTGTAACGACCTGGTAGTTCTTAATTTTTCCCTCTTCTATCACGAGCCAGTGACCTAGGGAACCTCTGGACGCCTCAACCAGACCATAACCTCTTCCAGATAGTTTTTCCTCAGGTTTTATGTACGTAATTTCATCGTACTCGTAGCTTTCCAACTCCTCTCTCATGATCTCATGGATTCGGGCGAGTCTAACAATTCTAGCTATTTCCCTAGCGAGAACGCTGGTTCCAATCCTATAAACTAGATCTGTCATTAATGGGTCTCCTGCTACTACCATCATTGCTAAGGCTCCAACTTCCGGAGCCACGTACTTCCCACCTAGTTTATATCTAAAAGCCTTGGTAAAAGTGTATTTTCCCTTGGATTCCGGTGGTAGGGGCGTTGTTTCGCCATTATAAGGATGAAGCCCAACCTTATCTCCCTGTTCATAGGAGTAAAAAGAGTGGGAAACAAACTCCACTATGTTCTCCTCTTTAATTTGATGAATCTCGCGAGTCCTAAGATCCAGTAAACCCTCCCTAAACCTCTTTTTTTCTACGTGTGATGCGGGGTCATAATGTTCTGGAAGCGTCACATGTCCGTAACTCATGAGGTACTGTGAGCCACTACCTATCTTATCCCATTTCATTTCTAGCCCGTAGTTCCAGATCTTGGAAATATCTCCATTGGGATAGTCCTTGGCCCACTGGTCCAGATCCCTTTTGCTCTTCACTTGGAGAAACTGGTCTAGGGGACCTCCCAGAATCACTTTTTCCAGGAACTCTGCAGTAATAGATGCGAGAATAGATTTGGCCTTTATTATGTCATTGCTGAGCGGATCAGTGGTAACGCCTCCTGGAACC from Metallosphaera sedula DSM 5348 harbors:
- a CDS encoding nickel-dependent hydrogenase large subunit, translated to MNEKVISPLNRVEGDLDLKVVFEGKKVVKAFPMSRLFRGIEIILKGKFPMDSLVITPRICGICGGSHLLSAAKALEMAYGASVPPNAVRLRNVMTLAEMGQNDVRHTYLMFLIDTVNLKYEKMGFYRDIVLRWAPYLGQSYKQAVAWSKRYTEIYAIFGGQWPHGSAMVPGGVTTDPLSNDIIKAKSILASITAEFLEKVILGGPLDQFLQVKSKRDLDQWAKDYPNGDISKIWNYGLEMKWDKIGSGSQYLMSYGHVTLPEHYDPASHVEKKRFREGLLDLRTREIHQIKEENIVEFVSHSFYSYEQGDKVGLHPYNGETTPLPPESKGKYTFTKAFRYKLGGKYVAPEVGALAMMVVAGDPLMTDLVYRIGTSVLAREIARIVRLARIHEIMREELESYEYDEITYIKPEEKLSGRGYGLVEASRGSLGHWLVIEEGKIKNYQVVTPTQINMGPEDPFGNPSHLSIALQGTEVENPNNPIEVAHIVRSHDACMVCNVHVLDGGKEILSMRL